The following nucleotide sequence is from Aspergillus luchuensis IFO 4308 DNA, chromosome 1, nearly complete sequence.
CCCACTTACTTCCTAATCGCTCATGCTTCTCGAGAATCCCGAGTAGCATCCCTTTGTCGCCGAGTCTTGCCCGATCCCGCCGACCTGAAACTCGTTAGTATGATGGTCCGGAACGATCATTCTGCTTCACTTACATGCTAATCCGCCTGGCCACAGTCGCCAGCCCGGCGTCGTTCTCTGCCTCATGATGCGCCCGCTCAAAGGCAATGCGtctgtcttcttcgctgCGCCGGATGACCTCTTCCTGCGACGGGGGCAGACGTTCGTTTTGCAGATCGACCTTGCGAGCATCTTCGAAGTTGGTGATGGCCTGCTTGATACCCTCCGCTCCCAGCATCAGAGTACCCGCTGGGAGACGACCTCCCGCAGCGGTCTTGAGTTCGGTGACCCGCTCGGACTCTTCACGCAATACCTGGAACACACGCGACAGACGTCCAATGGCAAGAATCTTGTTCTTGATCGCACGTCGCTTGAACTCGCTGCTCTCGACATCCATCGCcgcaggaggagaggggggtgcgGCGGTGGGCGAGACCGATGTGGGGGTATcatcttcaagctcctcctTGGAGCAGGTGTTGAGAATGGCAATAAGCATGTCCGTAATCTTCTCACCGACGAAGGGAAGCGACCAGGTGAAGACGTCCATGAAGTTGGGGAGCCAGTACGGGTGAGGCGTGCAGTTAAACTGTCGGATATTCATGACGTTGTTCTCGTATTTCAGGACGGCGgccttgttgttgtagaCATCCAGGTAGTTGGGAGCACTGAAGATGGTCATGACACTGGGGAAACCGGTCGTACGTGTCTTGCGGTACATGCGGTAACCGGCATCCTGTGCCTCGTGCGCCCGaatgatggagagaagattgTTCTTTTCGAGGAAGGCGCACGCCGCGGGGTATGAGAAGAAATACGAGCATCCACGGACGCTGTTGTGGATGAAGTAGTCACCAGTCTTCTCCTGCCCAAAGTCTTCCAGAGGATCGGCCCAGAGGATGTCGCACATCAGGCCATGAGTCGGAGGCTCCCTAAAGCGATCAATCTGTCGCCAAGTTAGCCAGCAGTCCACCAGATTTAGTGTTCAGCCCATAGCATACCGCTTTGATATCTTCCAGAGTGTGCAGCTCGGGACTGAGACCTCCGTGGATACAGAGGAACTGCTTGTTCATGACCGCCGCCAGCGGCAAGGAGCAAAACGATTCGATGCATGCCTCGTAGATGCGCTCGCTGTATTTGTGTTTGCACTCAAGCTTGAAAGTGAAGTAGTCCGTCAAATGCCGACATTCGTGGTTACCCCGCAGGAGCCAGAGCGTATTCGGATACCAGATCTTGAGAGCCCAGAGATACAGGACACACTGTAGCACGCGAGTCAGTGGGTGTGGCAATAACCAGACAGCTTGCGATCACACGAACCTCAATACTGAAGTAACCTCTGTCCACATAGTCACCGAGGAAGAGATAGCGCGTCTCGGAAGGATCTCCGCCGACCTCGAAGAGCTTCATTAAATCGTAATATTGTCCGTGAACATCACCGCACACGGTGATGGGCGCATCCATTTCCAGCAGGTTGGGTTCAGCCCTGAGGAGCTGAGTACCGGCCTGTATAATCCATAGTGCCTGATCTTCAGTGAGACGACCTTCGCGGTAGAAGTGCTGCTTGAGGAACTGCAGGTTGGGCTTAGAAGGGTCTTCACGAGACCAGAACAGGTCGTCCGGCGGGGTGTTCAACGCCGGCGCTTGCACCTCTGAAAGATCATAGAGTGATTAGGAGAGCGCACATCCAGATAATTTAAgtagaggaagggaagagagagaaaaagacatTGTGGCGTTACCTTTAATTACTCGCTCCATGGTCGACACCTGAGTGCCATCTTCCATAACATGTAACGTAAAGTCGATCTCCGGGACCGGCTTTTTATCCGTCACCGCACGCGCGATAGTGCGATCCATGGTGACTTAAGTGATAGGGAAGACGTAGATCTTGGATCTGGGGAAATCGCAAGAACGTCGTGCCCCGGGGGGTTGCGAGGAGGCGAAGAAAAGGGGAAAGACACCAGCGCGGAGGCCAGTTGTTGGTGGGGGGTTAAGCGGCGGCGGGATTGGATTTCACACGCGAGACAGGCGGAGATCGCGAGGACTGGCCGTTGTAAGGAACAAGCTGGACGGGAGGTCACCAAGAATTCCTACGAAGTGGCGATTCCGAGGATGacaagggggaggggagcgAAATAGGGTTGGGAAAAATTGAGGCTAAAGCGTGGGTCAGGGACAAGGCGAGAGGGACGAGCGAAGAgtgagggaagatggagagaggcGCCGGGCAGTGCAACCCGAATAGGAGAGATGGTCGGCCTTCCAGCTCGATATCGTCAAGGCTGGAGAATACTAAGAGGCTGAAAAAAGACTGCCTGACCACCTTTTTTCTGCAGAGAACCACTAGTACAGATGATTCGGAAGAATAAGCCAATTATCGGGTAAGATACAAGCTACTAGGTAATTAGTTCCCCCTCTTCGTGTTGAGAGTATCATTCAATCtaatctctttctcttcattgcAAGAAAGAGAGTTTCACTCGACGTCAGACCAACCGTAATTACGGTAATTCTCAGCTGGCGGATCAATCCCGCTTCGTTACAGTCCCTGTAATTAATTACGCCGTCCGCGGGGAACCTGATTCATCCATCATTGATTACTTTTGTTTCCTCTCTGTCTAGCTTATCAGTTCCTACAATTTACAGCATACTACCCATCACTCATCATGTATGAATCCTATCGTCAGtaccctccttcttcttcttctgtcttgACACATCACTGACTCACGACAGGCCCTCATCCCCTACTGGCTCAGGTCCCCTTGACCGTTTCCCCCTTCATCAACCTCCCCACTTCCGTCACTCTTCCCTACACCTACAAGTCCGTTCCCTCGACCATCCCCCCTTCAGTAACAGTCGACCCAAGTAACCCCGATGTCAAACCCCGCTACGTGGTTTCATCCAGTGGCGAGCATGCCGCCTCTCCAGAAGAGATTCTAGCTTCCTGCAACGCCCTCGAGCAGCACCTGAACAAGACACGCGCCGACGCCGAGAAAGCAATCCGGGGCTGGGAGGACTCAATCACCCAGCGCGACCTCGCAGAGAAGCGACGTGTGGCTCCCGGATGGCTTGACAGAGATGAGAAACTACTTCAACCGAGCAACTCGGCCGCTGGCCCTAGAGGACATAGCCAATCTCAACCCAGTCTATTGGACAGCTCGTTCTCCGACCCCAGTGCGGCCGCATTACCCTCCATGGTACCGCGAGACGAAGGCGAAGAACTGGACAGAGCATTTGGCGGGCTGGACGTGAAATGAGAGCGGCGCGAACATGTTCTGAAGTACAATATACCGGGATAGCTTGGGTGAAGGCCATAAACCGCGCCATGGCCGCTGAAACCGCTGCAGGTGGATGCTATGGGCCCTTGCTTTGGCGGGGATAGTAGCGCACTTCCTTCGTCGCAAGCCACGATAAAGTTCAAGCTTGTGCGCACCGTATTCTGCAAAAGATCACCAGTGCAGGGCGCTCTGCATCTGAACCAGCTGAACCACGGCAGTGCGCGACCTGCGCCAACGAGAGCACAGCCATATAACCATCTGGTACCGCCGAGCAACTAGCTCAAACAATCTCCTAAGAAACAAATCTAGCATCAATCATAATACTATCATACATTCCCATTAACTTCCACAAGAGTGCACCTAATCAAATTATGAAACGACGTAGAAACCAACCGTGGTAGACAGAACCCCACCCGCCCGGCGGATATCAACTGCCATCAACCAGCAGCTACTGATAATCTAGCTTTTGCTCCGCCCGCAAagctccatccatcatctcattTTCCCAcccttcaccaccaaccacacttcctcaacctcccacCTCGAAAACAACCAAATCCAAACCCTCAAAATGGAATCCATCACCGCACCCCCCGACACAACAACCTACATCCCCCTCGCCGAGCACCAATCCCGCACCCCAAGCTCCTTCCACTCCGGTCCTCCAATCCTCTACTCGCAGCACCAAAACTGCAAACTCGTGCTCCTGGAGCGCGAAGCCCTCGCAGTCCCAGCACTAGGCGCTCTGCGCGATGCCTCCACTGCAAACGGcaccaccgaagaagacgaagcagCGGAAGACAAAGAGATCGTCATCACCGGCGTGAACGTATGGGTTACGTCTGAGTGAGTAGCCtggccctcctccatccataACGCAATACAATAACCAAAGAGAAAGCAAAACCATTACTAACGAGAATGAATCAACCAACTAGGaaattcctcctccacaaccccaCAACCAACACCGGTCTCTCAATCCCCTACCCCTCTATCTCCCTGCACGCCATCCAGCGCCTGCAGCTCCCCAACACCGAACCCCAAGCCCAGGTTCAAGGCCTATACATGCAAATCGCCAACCCAACGACCTCCACCTACTcctccgccgacgacgaagaagacgcccTTACTGTAACAGTTGTGCCCGAGACGCCCGCTCAAGAATCTTTtacccccgccgccgccgaggaaGGAGACGAAAAGCCCGAAACCCCTACCCAGACCCTCTACGCTGCTGTGTCGGCGTGCTCGAATCTGCATCCGGATCCGGTGGAGCCGggcgatgaggacgaggatgattacgaaggagaaggaggagcgtTTCAGTCTGGGTTAGTGTCGATGGGGAGCGCGGAGGGTGGATTGCCGCCGCCGGTGGAGGGGAGTTCGGGGTGGATTACGGCGGAGAATATGCATGAGTTctttgatgaggagggaaatTGGATtgctggtggggaggagCCCACGTTGCCTTTGGGGCCTGGGGCGGGGACGGTGAggcagagggaggaagaggagggggagggggtggatggggaagagggtgTTAATGGGGATGGTAGCGGGGAGGAGAcgaagtggaggaggacgGATTAGATTGTTTTATTGGTCTATCCAGCAACTCTTCTTGGTCTCTGCTTGTGTACTATCTCTACTACTTAAACCGAtggcgtgtgtgtgtgttgtggAATACATTTTGTAATGATAGATGCTACTTAGTTACTTGTTATGAAACGGATCAATTGCCAAGTACTACTTGTAGAAGTCTATTGACCATCATctttagattaattttttattaatcctACCTATTACCTACGTTCATCTTTACAGTGGAGGGTAGACACGCCCGCACGCTAGCCAAGCAAAGGAAACAAGAGAAAACAATCAACGCCGCTGCCAACTATCAGTCCATCCATGCGCCTGCCCTATTCTTTCAGGaacccatctccatcatacAAGCTTCCCGGCGTGGCAGCCCCAATTCCCAGTCCGACAGGCTTTTTCGTCGGAGTACGAAATCCTTGTCGGGAACTGCCAGGGCCGGGCTTCAATCGGTGGCTCTTTGCCCGTCCAACTTGGGCTGAAGGTTCGCTGGGCGAAGTAACTGAAGAATTTCTGGgacccttgcccttgggtTCCGAAGCCCGGTCTTCCCAGATGGGAACTATGATGCCGCTATTCGCAGTTGGCGGTTTTGGCACAGCGGCCGCTGGCCGCCAGAGCTGCGCCTGAGAATAGCTGATTGGAGAAACAATGTGATGCGGACTACCCTGGTACCGCGGGGCCACCATGTTCTTGGGGTCGTTCTTCGGACGCAATGGTGATTCGGCGGTATTGCGTACCGGTTCCTTGCCCATACTGGGACCGCGCGAATGACGCATCGGCGGACTTGACTGCGTCATGGCATTATCATCGAGAGGGTTCAGTGAGCGGAAGCTGCCGCGTGCTGTTGACCGTGGTGGAGGTTGACGCGGTCCCTTGACGGCTGTACGGCGCGGACTGCCAGGGTTCGAGGAGTTTTCGAACCCCGTCGGCGAGCTGTTGTAATGCGGAATTATCCAGACCGGACTGTTCTTTTCCGGAGATGGCGTAGTCGACAGGTTGGTATCAATCCTGGGGGGCGGTAGAGTCGTCACAATATCGGGCAATGACTTCTCCATGTCCATGATACTCAGAGTATGATCCCCGACATCAGTAGGTGAGTTCACCTTGAGCTTCGGCGGTCCTCCCTGTGAGGGTTCATCTGGAATCTCCGTAACTCGCGAGTTTTCCTTCTGTTGCTCATCATAGCTGGCCCGACTCACTGTAAGGCCTGAACCGTTGGACTGAACTGAAATGTGGGAGATTGATGAATTGGGAACTTGTGCCCGGCTGGTATCAATTTCGTCGGTCTCCTCCGGCTCCTCGGCTGTAGGCGAGAAGACTGGGCCACCAAACGTGATTGGAGGATGTATCGAGATCCGAACGCAGTTCTGCCGCCGATGGCCTTTGCGGGTGCTACTGCTCCCTTTGAGTGCAGAGGGCAGAGGGGGTCTAAGATGACTGTTCGGGCCTAGCAGAGGACCATCCGGAATCCCAGTGGTACTAGGCTTCAATCGGGTGTCAGTGCTCGAGGCAGAATTGCTGATCACGTTGTAAAATGGATCGAGCTCGTTCTTCTGATCACCATACATCGAACGGCGTTGCATTTGACTGAAATGTGGCACTAAGGCTCCATTGGGTACTGGATTGAGGGAAGGCGGGCGGCTCAGATCCAGAGGCTTCACCCACAGGGATGAGTCTCGCTTGGCCTTGATTTCAGACAGAGACTCGGTTCGTCGTGGCGGTGGACTGACGCGTTCCGTCGAATGATTCGGGCTCCGTGTGGTCAAGCTTCGACGCGGAGAAGAGCGAGGTGATTCAAGTCTCCTGGCTTCCCACGCGGTGCCAGAATTTGACGGGAAGACGAATTGAGATGGTACGACTGGAGCTGGCCCAAGGCCTCTTCGATCATATTCCATCCGTCCAACGTCGTTGGCATCAAACGGGGCGAATGTGGGACATGGAGGCAAAGCGGGCGATGTGAAAGTACTGTCGACATTTGTCGACGTTCTTCTGCTGTCCTCCAGAATGGAGCTGTCTGCGGTTTCGAGACTCAGCGAAGAGAGACAAGTTGAGTCATTCCTTGACAAACGGAAGCGGTTTGGCGGATAGGCACACGGTGGTGGAGGTACAGGTTGCTCGGGCGCAGACCCGGCCGTTTGAGCAGTGATGCTTCCCCCACGTACCCGACCATTGGATGGGTTGCAACCGTCTTGTTTATCCTCCATGAGCGGGTACAGGCTGCCGGACCGCTCCCTATGATGCTTCAATGGCCATGTCCCCGAGCTTGGTCGGCTCGTGAGACTTGCCTTCaattgctcttcttctcggtcTGGGGTATGCCGCGGTGTGGTCTCCGTTGCTAGCTCGAACGCACCCTCGACAGCAGAGTTCGGTACGTTATCGTCAATTCCAGATACTGTCGGTGAAGCCGATTGCCGCTTCTCTGAATGCTCCGTCAGTGGAGACAGTGAGCTGAGTCGTTGTGGTCCTAGGAGGTGTCGTGACAACCGCGCAGAGCGGCTTGAAAGAGACCGGGATAGTGAACGACGCATGTCACGGGCTTTCTCGTCCAAGGGAGATGACGTGTCGGAGTCCGTAGGGGATAGAATGAGGCTCTCGCGAGATGAAAGGACTCCCCACTCAGACGGCTTTCCATATGGGAGCTGTCCATACTGTCGTAGTGCGGTGCCCTCCTCCCGCGAGAGTTCTGTCAGCGTCTCCCCCTGGTATTGTTGTAGAGCAAATCCATCCTGCTTCGCGTTTGCCACCGCCAGCGACAGGCGATCCTGACGGACTCTTATCCAAATGACCGTGCCAACTATCGCAGACACAATAAAGACGACGGAGCAGCTCACGGCTATCGCTATTAAGGTGGTCAATGGCGGCATTGTCGTTTCCTCCTGCTCTCGGTGCCAGAGCTGGCAGAACCTGGTTCCTTTAGACTTTGAGTAGATGCGTTAACCCATACACTCGAGCTGGTACTTGTCCCAGTGTCTATACCAATTCCGCGATGGTTCCGGACGGCATTCAACGGCGCCGAAGACCAGGCAAGAGTAGCAACTACTAGCCACGGAAACGCCAGCACAAGGATAATCAGAAAACAGAGAGATccatgatggatgggaggaAGCGCGCTCGTGAGGGAGCGTTGCGTTTGTTATGGCAGCCGGCTGGGGCATGGGAATGTTGGTAGCATTATTGTCGGCTCGCGAGGAATGCTGCGATGTCAACCAACCATCCTCCCCAGCGAGCCATTGACTGGCGATAGGGAGCCTTCATCAAACTGAAGCTCGGTCCCAGAATTCCTGTAATGTCCCAATTTAGAAGATAAGTCGAGAATAGACCATCGCCAAGATGCTAGCAGATCTACAGGAGGCCGCAGAGTTTCCACTGATAACTAGAAGAATGTTAGCGAAACAGTCAAGAATTGAGCACCCCTGGAGCTCGTGGAACATGGTAGATTCCAACGACTCCCTCTTCTTGGAGACCGTGATCGTGCAAGCTACTTTCGCTCACACTGTTAGTTTTCAACAGCaaactactactttgtaAAGGACTGTACGTCCTGGGTATAAGGAATCTAGTAATCCTTCTTGGCATGCCATAAGGCGCCGCATGCAGACTCAAGTCTGAAAAAAACCACGAGTAAGTATATCATAGAAGGCATGAAACACCTGCATTAGCAACGCAGCTCCCTGCGCgtgtctttccttcttcccagcttCGCGTGGTAAAAGCGCAAGTGGaggtggaagtggagatTTCCGGGAAACCCCAATCGGGCAGGGCAGCCGCTGTCACGGGGGGTTGCGGGACGGAAATACGACGAGTCCGGATCCGCCGGCCTCTCGGATTGGGAGAACCAGACGAGGTTGATCAACTCCGAACTTACTCAGTGTTCAGGTCTCGTGTCTCCTGATATTTCCGAGGTCATCGTCTGATTGAGGCCGTCAGATGCCAGAGGGTCCCCGATCCCGATACCGATGGGGACTTCGGTGAGATAAAGAAAGCAAGCGAAAGCTGCAGAAGCAGGGCATGGGGCGCCTGTCGTCAACCCACGCCCGGATACCCCCAGCCTGGGACCTTTTCACCCGCCTTGGAGACTATGGGACCGCTTAGCGTTATTAGAACCCACCAGACGAGAAAGCTGGATGGAGTGAGCGTGGCCAGTCGGGGCAACTAGACTTATCCTCGATAGCCAACCCCAAACTCTGAATAATGCGAACTCCAGAGTAGGAGCCAACCATCTGCATAGAGGGGGGCAATGGCCCAGTCAACCCCTCACCGGCGCGGGGGGCTCCTAGTGGGCTTGCTGTCCTAATAGTGTTTACGTTGCTGGCCGTAGTGGTGTGTATATTTAAGCTCCAATCTACGATATAAAGCTGCCCGCCATCTGGCTAGGCCGTCTCACATCTTCACTTCGTTCTTTCCTAACTCTCCTGCGTATCCTCGAGAATCCCCTCTCTTTAcaccccttctccacccatAGATCCGATCATGGCTGCCAGCCCTCAGAAAGATGGACACTTTGTCCATGACAACACTACAGCTCCCGCCCACCCCGGCTTGCTGAGCATGTTCTCACTGAAGGGCAAGACTGCCATCGTTACAGGCGCCGGTGCTGGCATCGGTCTTGCCGTAGCTAGTGGCCTGGCTGAAGCCGGTGCAAATGTGGCCATGTGGTATAGCAGCAACCCTAGCTGCATCGAGCGGGCCGCGGAGATTGCTTCCAAGTATGGTGTTCAGGGTCAGTAGCTCAGACCATTTTCCCCACTTACCGCCTGGCATACTTTACTAATGCTCATTCCAGCCCAGGCGTACAAGGTCGAAATCACCAAGCCCGAAGCCGTGCAGGAGGCCGTTGACCAGGTTGTGAAAGACTTCAACGGCCGACTGGACGTTTTCATTGCCAATGCCGGTGTTCCCTGGACTAAGGGTCCCATGGTTGACGGTCCGCTGGACCACTACCAGAATGTGGTCGATGTCGATCTGAACGGTACCTTTTACTGCGCCAGGGCGGCAGCAACCCACTGGAGGagacagaaggaggagggtaCCGATATCAACGGTAACGCACTTAACAACTTCACCTATGGCAGCTTTGTGGCCACCGCTTCCATGAGCGGTCACATTGTCAACTTCCCTCAGATGCAGGCAGCATACAATGCCTCCAAAGCGGCCGTTATCCATCTCTGTAAGTGAAGCGGCCTTGGAGAAATAGACTTGCATCGTACTAATTCCCAATGCAGGCAGGTCGCTGGCTGTTGAGTGGGTCAGATTCGCACGTGCCAACACCGTCTCCCCAGGATACATTGCCACAGAGATCTCGAACTTTATCCCAACTGAGACCAAGACCGTCTGGAAGGATAAGATCCCCATGGGTCGCGAGGGAACACccgaggagctgaagggCGCGTATCTGTACCTGGCATCGGATGCATCCAGCTACACTACTGGAGCAGACATTGTGGTTGACGGCGGCTACTGCGCCCCATAAGCTTTTGATGATATAGATGGCACCTTATGATCTGTACATTTGAACTTGCAGCGATACATACATATgaaagatattattacaCGATAGACGAAATGAACGACTGGACTTCTTCGCGATCAAGCCCGTTCGTGGCGCTTCTAGATACAACCACACCCGGTCAGGGCCAAGGAACCAGGCCAACCACTTCCAGCCAACCACTACCATAGATCCCTGCAGGAGTCGTGGCTTGCAGGTTGCAGGACATCAATATTCGGGATCGGCAGTGACGTAGGTCCACGATCGCGTGAGATGCCCCAGAGTAGATCGCAGTAATGTGACCACTTCTCACAACACGTGTTGGGTATTTGTTTTATCCCATAGCCACAAGAAGTGCAAACAATCAAGCTCAACTAGTAGaatcagaagaagatggtccCTCCTGTACCttttccaccacccacttcaccactgaatccaccaccccatcaacccattccccttcatcttcatctccatacACAGAATAACAgtcctcttccatttctgGAATCAATGGAAAGGGCGGCTCCATGACCTCCGGGTATATGACAGATGTATCCGGGTCAAAGTATCTCGAGAGAGGGGTTGCGGGGGGAGCAACATGGCCATTGGTGGTGAAATGGTGATCACTGCAGTAAGACGGTGTGTTCATGTTAGTCATCTTTCAGTTTTATGTCATTGTGCGTGGGATGTATTCCTCAAGGCTTGATGTGCTTGGTAAGTTCAGTAGGAAGGGTGAGATTTCGTGTAAGCAGTGGTAGAGTTGATTTGGTTGGTCGAGAAATGTGGGGGGTGTACAGCtacttagtaagtagtagtactggtaGTATACATACCGGTGAAGGTGATCCAGTTCGACTTCGTGTTGGTAAACGGGGAGGCGGGAGTAATTCGGAGTAGTATATTTCCGCAATATAGAACGAATGCCCTTGCGGTGCtgaatgaggaggaagaggagggagagaatgaGACAGGTTgttgggaagagagggatcATGTTGATGGGGTATGTAGATGTTTCTTCTCCTGTTCCTTAGGCAGGAATCTGTTAgtgtcgaggaggaggtttTAACTAAGTGATGTGGATATATTACTACCATCTCAACAAACCAAACAGTCATTAACAACATCATTTTAACAGTGAATATTCCTTTCTGATAGTTGTTATTTATTGGTTTTTCCATCAGTTCTCGTCTGATCGAAATTAATTGAACCGGATCGTTAGTCCGAAGTGGTTATCAAGACTGACGCATCACTTCAGTCATGTCAGTCATGCCAGACATCCATAATCTAGAAGGTTTCAATAATCATTCCCACACTTCATTTTCTTGTCTACTATCCCCCGTTACTACATAATcccaagaaagaggaaataaaAACCATGGCCGAACTCCCACTCTATGCTTCTCTAAGAGAAGAGCTGACTTCACCACCGAAGACGTCAATCCAAATCATAGGATCACATCTCACAGACGAACAGGCCAAGGAAATTGACTTTGATCTCTGGGTTGACTGTCGAAGATGGTTGGACTCAAGTCGATTAAAGCATCAACTAATACTGAAGAATTATGTCACACCTGGCAAAACCCATCCAAGAGCCAGGACAATCCCGAAGATATGCTGGAAAGATGGCTGAACTACTGGTTGAATGACTGTGCAGAAACAGACAAAAGGTAGTATTTATCTGCTCCTTCCCCTTGGTCCTCCCTATCTTATACTGATAATATGTTGTATCCAGCTGGACACTGCAGAAGTCAGTATCTTTCGCGCAGGAGGAGCTCGGCGCGATGAAATTCCGCATACTACTCCTGGCACGGGAAGCCTATTATCGGGGCTCACTTGAAGTGATTTTACATGCGCCCTCTTCTGAGCCCGATTATAATCCTCTGGGTTACGACAGCGCAGACAATGCACGGCTTCAGGTTGAATGGAGTTTTGAGTGCCCTTTCATGCCCACAGACCACAACTCGAATTCCATACTTCAGTATGCAATGCAACAGCGGAAGGAGGGCTGGGTGGATCTGAACGGACCAAAGCCCCTTTATGGGCAGTTCATGCGTCGAAGACCGCCCGCTTATGATAGTGCGGATGACAGCACAGTCAGAGATAGACTATTCTGGCTGTGGGGCTGTGATGGTCCGCCATAAATAGGATAAGTGGGCTTTTTTGATAGCTATTAGCCAGCATTGACGGTCTATTAAAATATTGATTGTTGTAATCCGGGGTCTTGTTTCTGATCTAAAATCTTGTGTATACATTTTCTGAGATGTCCTGCAGCACTACTGCGAGAACAGAGCTCCGTACGGCAGTTGGCTGTACATTACGCTTGCTATGTGAAAAAGAGAGCGTTAAAAAGAGGGTCGGCATGGCATTGCTAATGTAGCATACAGTCAGTTATACACCCGGTTCTAGAGTAGAATACAATATTATTGTTCATGTACTTTGATAGTTATATCATGTGACCACATAGGTGATACCAACTATTCAACCAAGAAATTCACTGAGAATCAGGCAAACCATGCGTGTTCccaatatttttattctagtaATTATCCATCCCAGAATCCCAGGGTAATGGGGTACTTCCTTCAAGTTTTCTCAGTCCTAAACCTTGCAAACTATAAAGGGCGATCACGACCGGCATCTACAGATATGTATTTCCATCACTACTATGTACCTACTacttttactactactactagtaagcagcaacagccctCACCTGACGCCCCCCAACCCGGATCACTTGACTCCCCTACAAAGTATGAACCCAAACCAGCTGAGTCCGTCCCAATCCCCATGATCTCCCTCTCTCATTCCTCTGATTTCGTCACTTTCATCACTCTACTAAAACCGAATACAGGATCCCCTCTTATCATCCTCCAATGACCCCATCACATTCATCTCAGCTCCGACATCATGCGCCCGGCCCCGGAAACCATATCTTACTACCAATATATACAAATGGAACAACCACCCATTCTTTCATCACTCAAGTATGAGGATATTCCGTCATGAAACAATGCGGCACTTGCCGATAATGGATTGTCGAGAATCATTGTATACTCTGTACTATATATTCTTGTTATGCCCTTGAGAAGATGGCATAGTAAGCTCGAAGCTATTTTTGTTCTGGATACTCTTCTCAACTCTCCCCTCTATACCACCATATATGGAACTAGTCTAGCacacctcccctccaccacacCCAACTGCTACTATCAGATCCAATATCGGAACCTATGATCCAAATGTaccaaccaacatcatgCCTCATGCTacacatcatcc
It contains:
- the CNA1 gene encoding 3',5'-cyclic-nucleotide phosphodiesterase (PDEase) (3':5'-CNP) (COG:T;~EggNog:ENOG410PGAU;~InterPro:IPR029052,IPR006186,IPR004843,IPR041751, IPR043360;~PFAM:PF00149;~go_function: GO:0016787 - hydrolase activity [Evidence IEA];~go_function: GO:0033192 - calmodulin-dependent protein phosphatase activity [Evidence IEA];~go_process: GO:0097720 - calcineurin-mediated signaling [Evidence IEA]); amino-acid sequence: MDRTIARAVTDKKPVPEIDFTLHVMEDGTQVSTMERVIKEVQAPALNTPPDDLFWSREDPSKPNLQFLKQHFYREGRLTEDQALWIIQAGTQLLRAEPNLLEMDAPITVCGDVHGQYYDLMKLFEVGGDPSETRYLFLGDYVDRGYFSIECVLYLWALKIWYPNTLWLLRGNHECRHLTDYFTFKLECKHKYSERIYEACIESFCSLPLAAVMNKQFLCIHGGLSPELHTLEDIKAIDRFREPPTHGLMCDILWADPLEDFGQEKTGDYFIHNSVRGCSYFFSYPAACAFLEKNNLLSIIRAHEAQDAGYRMYRKTRTTGFPSVMTIFSAPNYLDVYNNKAAVLKYENNVMNIRQFNCTPHPYWLPNFMDVFTWSLPFVGEKITDMLIAILNTCSKEELEDDTPTSVSPTAAPPSPPAAMDVESSEFKRRAIKNKILAIGRLSRVFQVLREESERVTELKTAAGGRLPAGTLMLGAEGIKQAITNFEDARKVDLQNERLPPSQEEVIRRSEEDRRIAFERAHHEAENDAGLATVARRISMSAGSGKTRRQRDATRDSREA
- a CDS encoding Voldacs domain-containing protein (COG:S;~EggNog:ENOG410PRAA;~InterPro:IPR039924,IPR011993;~PFAM:PF03517); the encoded protein is MESITAPPDTTTYIPLAEHQSRTPSSFHSGPPILYSQHQNCKLVLLEREALAVPALGALRDASTANGTTEEDEAAEDKEIVITGVNVWVTSEKFLLHNPTTNTGLSIPYPSISLHAIQRLQLPNTEPQAQVQGLYMQIANPTTSTYSSADDEEDALTVTVVPETPAQESFTPAAAEEGDEKPETPTQTLYAAVSACSNLHPDPVEPGDEDEDDYEGEGGAFQSGLVSMGSAEGGLPPPVEGSSGWITAENMHEFFDEEGNWIAGGEEPTLPLGPGAGTVRQREEEEGEGVDGEEGVNGDGSGEETKWRRTD
- a CDS encoding uncharacterized protein (COG:S;~EggNog:ENOG410PPUK), producing MYESYRPHPLLAQVPLTVSPFINLPTSVTLPYTYKSVPSTIPPSVTVDPSNPDVKPRYVVSSSGEHAASPEEILASCNALEQHLNKTRADAEKAIRGWEDSITQRDLAEKRRVAPGWLDRDEKLLQPSNSAAGPRGHSQSQPSLLDSSFSDPSAAALPSMVPRDEGEELDRAFGGLDVK